One Orcinus orca chromosome 8, mOrcOrc1.1, whole genome shotgun sequence genomic window, GTGGAGAACAGCACCAGGGTGCAGTGCTTCATGGACTACTCCATGGTGGCCGGCCCGAGCTCCGAGTGGGCCTGGGAGGTGGGCCTGGGCGTCTCGTCCACCGCCGTGGGCTTCGTGGTGCCCTTCATCGTCATGCTCACCTGCTATTTCTTCATCGCCCAGACCATCGCCGGCCACTTCCGCAAGGAGCGCATCGAGGGCCTGCGGAAGCGGCGCCGGCTTCTGAGCATCATCGTGGTGCTGGTGTTGACGTTCGCCCTGTGCTGGACGCCCTACCACCTGGTGAAGACGCTCTACATGCTGGGCAGCCTGCTGCACTGGCCCTGCGACTTCGACATCTTCCTCCTGAACGTTTTCCCCTACTGCACCTGCATCAGCTACGTCAACAGCTGCCTCAACCCCTTCCTCTACGCCTTCTTCGACCTGCGCTTCCGCCAGGCCTGCGCCTCCGTGCTCTGCTGGGGACAGAGCAGGTGCGGGGGAGCCTCCCACAGCAGCAGTGGGGAGAAGTCGGCTAGCTACTCCTCTGGGCACAGCCAGGGGCCCGGCCCCGGCAGCGGGAAGGGCGGAGAGCCGACGCAGGAGAAATCCATCCCCTACAGCCAAGAGACCCTCGTGGTTGACTAGGGCTGGGATCGCGGGCGCCTGGTGCCCTCCGCCCGGCCCCAGCCTTTGCCCTTGCTCTCTGAAGGTCAGGTCGCCGGGGGCACCTTCTCTCTTGCACTTGACTCCTTTCCCTGCCTCCTGCCTGTGTCCTTGtcctccttttccctttgctctgGTTCAGAGGTTTGTGGTTTAGTGGAGAGAGATTGAGCCCTGCAGACCCGGGCTCGGCCACTCAGTCTCTGTGAGACTGACCTTGCCGCAGTCTCTTCAACTCTCTGAGACGCAGTTTCTCTAcgtgtatacaatggagaaactaAAATGATGTGTGTGTCCTGGCTCAGTAAAAGTTCATTTCCCCCCAGCATTTTTCTTGGATCTGCAGCTTTTTTTCCTCCCCCCATTTCCTTTTAGGTCTCTcgcccctcttcctctctctgtttccccctttctctctgcAATTTTTACTCAGAATCCGTACCTCCTggctcccaccccctctcccataGCTCGTCTTCCTCGTTCAGTCCCTCCtttccatttttacttcttcGCTCTGAAGGGCTCCTAAGGGTTAAAACTCCTGAAGCTTGCAAACACTGCCCCTGTTCAAGCTCTTTGTCCGGTTCCCTGAGTGCCCCGGGAGGGAATGGGAGAATGGCCGAATGGCCGGGCA contains:
- the APLNR gene encoding apelin receptor; translation: MEEGGDFDNYYGVDNQSECEYADWKSSGALIPAIYMLVFLLGTTGNGLVLWTLFRSSREKRRSADIFIASLAVADLTFVVTLPLWATYTYRDYDWPFGAFACKLSSYLIFVNMYASVFCLTGLSFDRYLAIVRPVANARLRLRVSGAAATAVLWALAALLAVPVMVFRSTGTILHVENSTRVQCFMDYSMVAGPSSEWAWEVGLGVSSTAVGFVVPFIVMLTCYFFIAQTIAGHFRKERIEGLRKRRRLLSIIVVLVLTFALCWTPYHLVKTLYMLGSLLHWPCDFDIFLLNVFPYCTCISYVNSCLNPFLYAFFDLRFRQACASVLCWGQSRCGGASHSSSGEKSASYSSGHSQGPGPGSGKGGEPTQEKSIPYSQETLVVD